CCATTATCTCTAAATTCTATTTGAATATAGTTCTTTTTTGAAGAGGAGCTAACGGTAATGACCGGTTCCCTTTCTGGAGAACAATATTTTAAGGAATTAGTGTACAAATTTAGTAGTATACTTTCTAAATAAGCGGGTACCGCCATCACAAAATGAGATTTTTGTATACTAAGTTTTATAATTGCACTTTTCTCTTTTAGAAGACCTTCGATGCTTTTTTCAATATTATGTACGGTGTTGAGCAGACTAATACTCTGCATTTTTTCCAAAGCTCCTGTTCTTACTTGTACTACATCATTTAAATGCTGTATAGTTTCTGATAGACTACTGGTAGCATTGATTAACATGGTATTTAAATTTTCCCTTTCCTCGGCACTTTCTTCATCTTTCAGGAATTTGGTCAACATGGATAAGTTGGTGGAGTGCGACCTCAAGTTATGGGAGACGATATGGGCAAAGTTTAATAAGCTATCGTTCTGGGCCTTGGTAACTTCTACTAAAGTTCTGAGTCTCCTTTCAGCTTCTATTCTAGAGGTAATGTCCAACAATTGGGAAATAAGATGGCTAAGATTACCATCTTCGTCCCTTGTCGCCGTAACGGTAAGCAAGGTGTAAATGATATGTCCTTTCTTATGATAAAATCGTTTTTCAAGCTGGTAGGTTGTGATTTCTTCATCTAGAACCTGCTGCAATAATTCTAAATCGTCGTCTAAATCTTCTGGGTGCGTAATTTCCTGCCACGTAATATCCAAAAGTTCTTCTCTAGAATATCCAAAGCTGTCACAAATTCCTTTGTTTACAGAAATCCACTTACCATCAAGACCCACTAAAGCCATTCCGGCAACTGAATTCTGAAAAGTAAGATTAAAAGATTCTTGACTTCGCTCTAACTTCAACCTCATTTTTCGAAGTTCCGTAATGTCCCAATTTGCACCTATAATTTTAAAGGTCTTACCGTCTTTATCCGTTTGAGCTTCGCCAAAGGCTACAAAATGCACAATGTCTCCGTTTGGTCTTACTCCCCTAAATTGCGAATTGAACGGAAGCTTTTCTTCAATAGTATTTTTTAACTCTTCTGCTACACGGGCTGCATCGTCCGGATGTATTCTTTTCATCCAGGCATCCAATAAATCTGACGCGTCTCTAGGAATATCGTACATGGTGTACATATTCTCATTACATATGACCACATTTTCTGCTAATCGATAATCCCAGATGCCTATGCTGGCTGCTTGGGTAGCAACTTTTAAGCGTTCCGCGGTTTCCCTCAGCTCGTGCTCCGCTTCTTTTCTTGAAGTGATATCTAAAATTTGGGAAATTAAATGCGAAATGGAACCATCTATATTGCGTATTACATTAACGGTGACCAATGCATAGCTCAAATGTCCATTTTTATGGTAATATCTTTTTTCTAATTGATAACTCTCCCGTTTACCGGCAATTACCTCTTCCAATAGGGGAAGCCCCCGTTTTACATCGTCAGGATGCGTAATATCTTGAAAAGTTGAACTGAGAAGTTCTTGTTCTGAATACCCTAAACTTTCGCAAAGGCGTTTGTTCACTTTAATCCATTTACCATCAAGACTTACCAAGGCCATCCCGGTTGCAGAGTTTTGAAAAGTCTCTTCAAAGGATGCCTTACTAAGCTCCAGTTTTAGTTTTGTTCTTTTAAGTTCGGTAATATCCCAATTGGTCCCGATCATTTTTATGGCATTCCCATTTGAATCCCTTTCGGTTCGGGCTATTGCCCTAATGTTCCTTACCGCACCGTTGGGCCAGAGGACTCTAAATTCGGTGTCAAACTCTTTTTCACCAAAAATTGCCTGAGCTATTTCCGCACTTCCCCTTTCTTTGTCATCTGGATGCACTCCCGCTTCCCAAGCTTCGTACTCCCCGGAGAAATCTTTCTTATTTACCCCGTAAAGCTTATACATATTAGCGTCCCAAAGAAGTGCGTTGCTTGTAATATCATACTCCCAAATACCAATATTTGCGGTATTCGTAGCTATTTTTAGACGTTCTGCGATTTCCTCATATTTAAGCTCTGCTTTCTTTTTTTCATCGATAGCTTGAAAAGTACCGAACATTCGTACGCATTTTCCGTTCCTAAATTCAACTTCTCCTTTGGTACGCACCCAAACCTCCCTCTTTTTAGCAGTAACTATAATGAGTTCGGTATCCCATGGTTTTCCTTGTGATAAGGCCTGATTAACCAAGGCCATAATTTTTTCTCTAGAATCACCTTCCTTATAAAAGTTAATGCCTTCTTCTAAATCGGGTTTGTAATCGGCGGAAACTTCATGTATTTTTCTGGTCATTGCGCTCCAATACACTTCGTTTTTCAACAGGTCTACTTCCCATCCACCTATCCTTGCCACAACTTCGGCTTTTAGTAGAAGTTCTTTTTCTCGCTGTTCTTCTGTAATATCTTCTAAAATTATAATAGCCCCTCCTACTTCGTCGTTTGGTGTCTTCCAAGCTTTTATTCTCCATTTCAACCATACTGTTCTATGGTTGTTTAGAATGAATTTAGTTCCAAGGTTTACGCTTTTTTTGTCTAGAAGGCTATTTTCTAAATCAGCGAGGAGTTGAGAAGGAACCACTGGGAGCGCATCCACAAATTTGACACCTACTATTTTTGGAGAATCTGGACAAAACTGTTTTAACCATTCATCGGAATGACTTATAAAATTTAAATCCTTATCCAGTATGGCTACAGCTGTGGGGGAATCTTTTATTAAAAAATTAATGGATAGGGTTTCCAATTTAATCAGGTTTTGTTAAAGATACGCCTTTATTTCAACGTAGGAAAATAGTATAAAATTGTAAGAAATTAAGCTATTATTATCTAGTTTTCTCATTCTTAAGTATGAAAAAAGTGGCTCTAATTAGAGCCACTTTTAACAATCATATCTGTTTAATTAGGTATTACACCAAATCAAAACGATCTAGATTCATAACCTTGGTCCAAGCTTTTATAAAATCTTTTACAAACTTTTGCTCAG
This genomic window from Maribacter sp. MJ134 contains:
- a CDS encoding PAS domain-containing protein; this translates as METLSINFLIKDSPTAVAILDKDLNFISHSDEWLKQFCPDSPKIVGVKFVDALPVVPSQLLADLENSLLDKKSVNLGTKFILNNHRTVWLKWRIKAWKTPNDEVGGAIIILEDITEEQREKELLLKAEVVARIGGWEVDLLKNEVYWSAMTRKIHEVSADYKPDLEEGINFYKEGDSREKIMALVNQALSQGKPWDTELIIVTAKKREVWVRTKGEVEFRNGKCVRMFGTFQAIDEKKKAELKYEEIAERLKIATNTANIGIWEYDITSNALLWDANMYKLYGVNKKDFSGEYEAWEAGVHPDDKERGSAEIAQAIFGEKEFDTEFRVLWPNGAVRNIRAIARTERDSNGNAIKMIGTNWDITELKRTKLKLELSKASFEETFQNSATGMALVSLDGKWIKVNKRLCESLGYSEQELLSSTFQDITHPDDVKRGLPLLEEVIAGKRESYQLEKRYYHKNGHLSYALVTVNVIRNIDGSISHLISQILDITSRKEAEHELRETAERLKVATQAASIGIWDYRLAENVVICNENMYTMYDIPRDASDLLDAWMKRIHPDDAARVAEELKNTIEEKLPFNSQFRGVRPNGDIVHFVAFGEAQTDKDGKTFKIIGANWDITELRKMRLKLERSQESFNLTFQNSVAGMALVGLDGKWISVNKGICDSFGYSREELLDITWQEITHPEDLDDDLELLQQVLDEEITTYQLEKRFYHKKGHIIYTLLTVTATRDEDGNLSHLISQLLDITSRIEAERRLRTLVEVTKAQNDSLLNFAHIVSHNLRSHSTNLSMLTKFLKDEESAEERENLNTMLINATSSLSETIQHLNDVVQVRTGALEKMQSISLLNTVHNIEKSIEGLLKEKSAIIKLSIQKSHFVMAVPAYLESILLNLYTNSLKYCSPEREPVITVSSSSKKNYIQIEFRDNGQGIDLERHGNKVFGMYKTFHAHKEAKGIGLFITKNQIESMNGKIWLESKVDNGTTFFIKLKKG